The Streptomyces sp. R28 region AAGACGCCCAGCAGGCCGACCAGCAGGGCCGGGATCATCGGGACGAAGATGTCGCTGGCGTCGAGCTTGAGCGCGGTGGCGGCGCGGGCGGTCGGGCCGCCCCACGGCAGGGTGTTCATCACGCCGTTGGCCATGGCGGCCACACCGGTCATCACGACCAGGCTCATCTTCAGGCGCTTGTACAGCGGGTACATCGCCGAGACCGTGATCATGAAGGTGGTCGAGCCGTCGCCGTCGAGCGAGACGATCGCGGCGAGGATCGCCGTACCGACGACGATCCGCATCGGGTCAGCCTTGGCGAACTTCAGGATCCCCCGGACGATCGGGTCGAAGAGACCGACATCGATCATCACACCGAAGTAGACGATCGCGAACATGAGCATCGCCGCGGTGGGGGCGAGGCTCGTGACACCGTCGATGACGTAGTCACCGAGCTTGGCGCCCTTTCCGACGAAGACGCAGAACAGTGCCGGAATCAGCACGAGCGCCGCGATCGGCGACATCTTCTTCATCATGATCAGGACCAGGAAGGTCGCGATCATGGCGAAGCCAAGGATGGTCAGCATGAGTGGATACCTAACGTTCGCCCTTGAACGACCCACCAGGGCCGGCGGTGGGACGACGTTAGGTCCGTTCAAACAGCCTTAACAAGACGTTGACATGCGAGCAATAAGCGCAAAACTCCAGGTCAGAGCTTTGCTCAGGTCAGAGCCGTGATCTTTTCGGCCACCGGGACCACTTCGACCGGCACCCCGTTGAGCACCGCGTTGCCCGACAGCGGGTCGAGCAGGCTGCCGTCGAGGAGCTGGTTGACGTTGACGCCGGGGGCGGCGGCGGCGTGGCTGAGGCGGGTACCGGGACGGTCGTGGCCCCAGCCGTGCGGCAGGCTCACCACGCCGGGGCGCACGCCGTCGGTGACCTCGGCGGGGGCGGTCACCTCTCCCCCGGCACCCTTGAGGCGTACGGCCGCCCCGTCGCGTACGCCGAGCCGCTCGGCGTCCTCGGGGTGGATGTGCAGGGTGCAGCGGTTGGTGCCGCCGGTGAGGGCGGGCACGTTGTGCATCCAGCTGTTGTTGGAGCGCAGATGGCGGCGGCCCACGAGGACGAGCCCGTCGGGCCGGTCCCGCAGCGCCTCACGGAGGCGGGGCAGATCGTCGGCGATGGGCCCCGGCAGCAGCTCGACCTTGCCGCTGGCGGTCTTCAGCGGCTGCGGCAGCCGGGACCGGAGCGGCCCGAGGTCGATGCCGTGCGGGTGGTCCAGCAGCTTCTGCAGGGTCAGGCCGTCGGGGCGGGCGCCGAAGCCGTCGCCGTACGGGCCGAGGCGCAGCATCATGTCGAGGCGCCGCTCGGGGCCGTTGACGCCGTCGAGCAGGCCGGCGAGCTCGTGGGGGTCACGCCCGTGGACGGGCGAGTGGGCTTCCTTGACGGCCTTGCCGAGGGTCTGGCCGATGACCAGGTCGTCGACCGCGGACGGATCGGCGCCGTGCATGCCGGTGGCGGCGAGGATCAGCCGGGCCAGAATCTCGGTCTCGGCCATGCGGCCCGGCTCCAGCGGCACGGCGGGGCGGGTGTAGCGGACCTGGTTGCGGACAGCCAGGGTGTTGAAGGCGAAGTCGTGGTGCGGGCTCTGCGAGGGCGGGGGCGGTGGCAGCACGACGTGGGCGTGGCGCGAGGTCTCGTTCAGGTACGGGTCGACGCTGACCATGAAGTCGAGGGAGCCGAGGGCCTTGTCGAGGCGGTCGCCGTCGGGGGCCGACAGGACGGGGTTGGCGGCGACGGCGACGAGCGCCCGGATCGGCTCGCCCTCCTCGGTGGCGGTGTCGATCTCCTCGGCGAGCGCGGAGAGCGGCAGTTCCCCCTTCGCCTCGGGGTGCCGCCCGACCCGGGAGCGCCAGCGCCCGAGCGCGAAGCCGTGGCCGGGCCCCGCGGGGCGCGGCGTCCTGTCGGTGGCCGCCTGTGGGAAGAGGGCGCCGCCGGGGCTGTCGAGGTTGCCGGTGAGGATGTTCAGCACGTCGACCAGCCAGCTGGCCAGGGTGCCGTGCGGGACGGTGCAGCTGCCGATGCGGCCGTAGACGGCGGCGGTGGGGGCGGCGGCGAGTTCGCGGGCGAGGGTGCGGATCGTGCCGGCGTCCACGTCACAGGCGTCGGCGACGGCTTCGGGGGTGAAGTCCCGTACGGCGTCCCGGAGTTCGTCGATCCCCTGGAGGTGTGGGGTCAGCTCTCGCGGATCGGCGAGGCCTTCCTCGAAGAGCGCGTACGCCATCGCGGCGAGCAGCAGCGCGTCCGTGCCGGGCCGGATCGCGATGTGCCGGTCGGCGAGTTTCGCGGTGCGGGTGCGGCGCGGGTCGATGACGGTGAGGGTGCCGCCGCGGGCCTTGAGCGCCTTCAGCTTGCCGGGGAAGTCGGGGGCGGTGCACAGGCTGCCGTTGGACTCCAGGGGATTGGCGCCGATCAGGAGCAGATGGTCGGTGTGGTCCAGGTCCGGCACGGGGATCGCGTTGGCGTCGCCGTAGAGCAGGCCGCTGGAGACGTGTTTGGGCATCTGGTCGACCGTGGACGCGGTGAAGAGGCTGCGGGTGCGCAGGCCGGCGAGCAGCACCGTCGGGTAGAGGGCGCCGGCCATGGTGTGCACGTTGGGGTTGCCGAGCACGATGCCGACCGCGTTCGGGCCGTACCGCTCGACGACGGGGCGGATACCGGCGGCGACCGCGTCGAAGGCCTCCTCCCAGGTGGCCTCGCGCAGCTCGCCGTCCTTGCGCACGAGCGGGGTGCGCAGCCGGTCGGGGTCGCCGTCGACGGCCCCGAAGGAGGCGCCCTTGGGGCAGATGAACCCCTTGCTGAACACGTCGTCGCGGTCACCGCGGGCGCCGGTGACGTTCGTCCCCTCGATGGTGAGTGTGAGGCCGCAGGTGGCCTCACACAGGGGGCAGATGCGCAGTGCGGTGCGGGACACGGGTCCTCCCGGTGGGTGGCGTCGACGATGACGCACGGACGTGGGGTCGAGGATACCGACCGGTAGGCATGGAGGGGAGCCCCCTCAGGGGGTGAGGTCGCGAATTCGCCGGCCCGCCGGCCCCGGCGTCGGCTTCACCCGGGTTCCTCGCCGGAGGTGCGGAAGGCGGTGATCTGGTCGCGGGTGATGAGGAGGAAGGGGCGGTAGCGGTTGTCCTCGGGGAGGTCGGAGGGGCGACCGTCGAGGAGGATGAGCAGGGCGTCGAGGAAGGCGCGGGTCTCGGGGTCGTCGTCGCGGTGGGTGTCGCGCGCTTCACGGAGCCGGGTCTGCTCGTCGGCGAAGGTTTCCGGGGCGAGTGTGCAGGCGCTGAAGACGCCGAAGGCAAAGCCGAGGATCTCGGTGCCGGTGAGACTTCCCGGCCAGGTGAGATCGCCTCGTAAAAGCCCGACGCTCTACACCGTGCGGGCGAGGACGTGCCCGTAGGTGTGCCCTGGCGGCAGCTGGGGCGAGCCACCGCGGACCAGGGTGAGCAGGGCGTTCAGCAGATCGGCCTCGTCCTCGAGAGGGAGCTGGTCGCGGGCGCGCAGATCGGCCGCCGTGCGTTCCAGCACGCGTTCCATGCGAGGAGCATCCGTGCTCAGGAAAGTGGCGGCCGCCACGACAGAGCCAATGAGGGAGGGCAGTGCACTGACGAAGCGGCCGCGTCCGGAGAGCGTGTCCCGGAACGCCCGCGTATGGCTTTCCTCGTCGAGACTGAGGGCCGCCAGCTCAGTGTCGAGCGGCATCGAGAGCCGGAACCCGATCCGTTCGGTCATCTCCCGCACTGGACCGGCGTACGGGCCGGCGTCGTCGATCCGGAAGGGCTGCTGGTCGACGATGCTGATCAGCGCCGCGCAGAGTTCGACCTCCAGGTGGCGGGCCTCGCGGCGGTACTCCCGGCGGAGCCTGCGCAGGTGGTCCTGCCAGCGGGCCTGCTCCAGCACCCTCAGGTTCAGTGCGCTCATGCCGTCGGCCATGGCCTCCGGGCCGTTCTCCATCGCCGCGGACATGGTCTCGGCGGTGAAGTCGACGACCTCCTTGACCTGCCGCCCCGTCTCCTCGACCAGGTCCCGCAGCTCACCGGGGGTGAGAATGCCGCCGGCCGCCCGGATCCGCGCGTACGCGGCGCGATCGGAACGGACCCGCGCCACCGCCGCGGCGTAGGGATGGCCTTGTGGCAGTGCGGCCTGCGCGGTGGGTCCGGACGGAGTCAACTCGGCGATGAGCGCGTCCGCGAGAGCGGCCTCGGTCTCCCAGCCCGGTCCTCGCTCCCCGAGAGCGCGCCGGTAGGCGGACAGTTCCGCGCCGAGCGGGGCACGCGTCTCCGGGGCCGACGTCAGGGCCCCTACCGTCGCTTCCACCAGGCGCCGGACCTCCGCCTCGGGCAGGAGGTCGTCCGCGGGCGGGGTCGGCTCCTGCGTCCGGGCGAGATCCCTCGCCATCTCCACGACCCGGCCGTAGTAGATCTCGGTGTCGACGGGTCGGCCGTCGAGCAGGGCGGCCAGCGCGTGATGGAGGTCGGCCTCGTCGAATCGGCCACCGCGCCGCGCGTCGCGGGCCATGTCCGTCAGCCCTCGGATCGCTCTGTCCCGGGCCTTCGGGCTGCGCGTCATGGCGGTCACCGTCAGCACGACGAGCGCGTCGGCCATGGTGGCCGGCAGGGGGACCATGATCTGCCGTCCGTCGGCGACGGCCGCCGCCGCCGCGTCGAGCAGTTCGCGGTAGGGGCCGCTGTAGGGCGCCGCGGGCGGCTCTCCGCCGACCAGGGCGATCAGCTCGTCGGCGAACGCGGTTTCGTCGTCGGCTCCGTGCCGTACGGCCTCCAGCCGCACCTCGCCGAGTTCGTCCAGGAGCGGCGCACCGGCCTCCGGGACGGCGACGCGCGCGGCGACAGCCCGCTCCACCAGGTCCTCGGCGGGGAGCCGTATGTGGTCGCTGAGCTTGTTGAGGACGCCCACGAGGCAGGGTGCGTACGGGTTGCTCTCCGGGAGGGAGGCGCAGCGCCCCGCCAGGACTCCCAGGAGCGCGTCCAGGTACCGCTCCTCGGCCACGTCCCCCCACAGTCGGGCGTCGCGCCGGGCTTGACGCAGCGCGGTCGCCCACTCGTCGTGACGGTCCGGGGCGGACAGCACCACGGCGAGTGTGTTGGTCGCGAAGAGTGCGGCTTTTTCCGGCGGATAGAGCAGCTTGTCGAAGGAACGGCGATGGTCGATCACCGGCAGGAACTCCACGAACCGTCCGGTGCGGGGCCGCGGGCCGGTCCCCGCGAGTGCGCGGACGAACTCCACCGCCTCGGCGAAGCGCGCGCCGTGAGCGGCCAGCCGGTCGGCGAACGCGTCGAGTGCCTGGGACCAGCCGGCGGGTGGGGCCAGCGTGCCGGTGATGAGATGGTGCAGGACGTCGTCGGGCAGCTCCTGAAGAGGTCCCGACTCCTTCTGCAGGTCCGAGCGCTGACGGAACTGTTCGACGTGGGCGAGCTTGGCGACGTCCTCGACCTGCGCCCCGAACCGGGCGGGGGCGACGCCGTCGGCGGTGGCGTCCTCGTTGAGGAAGCGCATGGACACCCCCGGGACCAGCGGGAGAGCCTCGGCGAAGCAGTCCAGCGCGGCGCGGTGATCGCCCGCGTACAGGTGGGCCTCCCCCAGGTTGCGCCAGGCGGTGGCCACCGCGGCGGCCGGGCCGGTGGCGGTGAGCAGGGAGATCGCCTCCGGCAGCCGTTCGCGCGCCTCGGACATCCGGTCCGCGTTGGCGAGCGCGGACGCGAGCAACAGCAGCGCCATGCCCTCCCGGTCACGCCGGGCCTGATCGCGAAACTGAGTGACGGCCTCGCCGAGCAGGGCGATCGCCTTCTCGCGCTCGCCGAGCGTGTCGTGGAGGCGGCCCCTGCGCAGCACCACCTCGGTGGTCGGCCGGCCCGCCCGCTGCAACGCCTCCTCCGCCTGGTCCAGCAGGGCGGCGGCCCGCTCCCGCTCCGCGAACGGCCGGTGGCCGAAGGCCTGCCAGTCGGCCATCAGCAGCACGGCCCGAGCGAGTCCCGAGGGGTCGCCGAGGTCCTCGTACAGTTCGATGGCCAGGTCCGTGTACCGGCATGCGGAGTCGGGGTCGGAGTGCATGAGCAGCGCGCCCAGCTCCTCCTGGATACGCGCCATCCCCGAGGTGTCACCGGTCTGCTCGGCGATTTCGAGAGCCTCGCGCAAAAGGCGCGTGGCACTGATCGCGTCTGAGCGGAAGGCACGTTCCTGGCCCAGTTCGGCGAGGAGCAGCGCGGTGTGCCCGAGGTCGAGCCGGGAACGGCTCACCTCCAGCCCGCGCTCCAGCCATTCGGGGTGCGCCAGTTCCCGCCGGGTGCGCAGCAGCACGCGGGTGCGCAACGCGAGGTCGAGGGCGTCCTGGTCGGGGAGGTCGAAGCCGCCGACCTCCTCGACATGGGGGATGTACGGGTCGAGATCGCCCCAGCCGTGCGGCGGCAGAGCGGTGAATCCGTCGGCGACTCCCAGGACGAACCGCGTATAGCGCTCACGCACGCCTTCCGGTTCCGAGGAGGACACCAGCAGTGCCCGGGCGTACGCCCTGAGCAGCTGGTGCTGCTGGTACCACCCCTCCTGCGGGGCGACGGTCAGCAGGGCACGGTGTCTGAGCCGGTCCAGCCCCGGCCTCGGGTCGTCGTCGTCCCAGACGGCGCGGCACAGCGCACGGTCGAAATCAACGCCGTAGGCGAACACTCCAAGGGCCCGGAAGCGGGCCTGGTCCTCCGGACGCAGGCGGGCGTAGCTGAGGGACAGCACGGTTTCCAGGCTGTCCTCACGGCTCTCCCCCAGTTCCAGCCTGATCCGGCGAAAAGGGCTCCCCGCGGGGATACCTCCGCGCAGTTCGGCGATCAGGTCGACGATCTCCGTCGCGGGCCGCTCCTGCAACTGCACCTGTCCGGCGGCCAGTTCGAGGGCGAGGGGATGAAACCCGACGACTTCCGCCAAGTCCCTCAGATGGTGCTCCGCGAGATCCGGTTCGCCGGCCAGCAGGTTGCGCAGCATCCGCACCGCATCGGCCGGCTCCAGCGGCCGCACCTCCAGCCGGGTGCTGCGCAGTTGGGCGACGACCAACTGCGAGCGCGTGGTGATCAGGTGGGCGGCGCCCGCGGGGGCGGCGCGCTGCAGCAGGCGGGCGACCTGGGTCGACTCGCCTTCCCAGACGTCGTCGAGGACGACCAGGACCGGCCCCGGGCAGTGCTCGGCGACCAGTCGGGTCAGTGCGGAGCGGACCCGGTCGACGAGAACTTCCGGCGGTCCGTCGTCGGCGTCGAAGTCGGGATCGGCGTGCCGGGCCCAGGCCAACAGGTGGGTGACCGCCGAGGGGGCCGGGCCGAGCGAGGCCCACAGCACCGCGCCGAACTCGGGCTCCGTGGCGGCCTTCAACGCCAGCGCGGTCTTGCCGATCCCACCCATGCCCTGCAGGCCGGTGACCGCGACGCTGCCCCCTGCGCGCAGGACTTCCCGGATCCGGGCGAGTTCGCGTTCCCGGCCGACGAAGTGCGGCGGCGGGTTGGGCGCTGCCGGACGCGTCCAGGCCGGCGGCCGGTTCTGGGTGAGGATCAGATCACCGGCGACGTACTGGGCACCGCCGATGATGACGTTCACACCCTCGACATGCCCGCTGACGTCGATGCCGCCGAGCAGTCCGAGCCGCAGGCAGTCTTCCCGGAAGTGCTCCAGCAGCAGGTCGAGTTGGTGCCGGAGCGCCTCATCGGTCCGCGCGGACCGGCTCAGCGACGCCGCCAGAAGGAGTGGGGCGACGTCCCGCAGCGCGGCGGCCGCTGTGGTCAGCGGGCCCCGGCCGCAGACCTGTTCCAGCAGGTCCGGCCGCTCGCGTGCCCCCCAGAGCAGGGCCCCGGAGACGATTCCGTAGGGAACGCTCAGGGTGGGGTCCTCGCCGAGGAGGCGAGCGAAGAGCCGGAAGTCGCGGGAGAAACCGGTCCGCCACCCGGCGTAGGCGTCGCTCACCCGAATCTCGTGATCGCCTCGGCCACTTGAGTGGCGAGGGCGACGATGCCCGGGCCGATCTCGGCAAGCCGTGCGGCGGCGCGCGTGAGGGCCTCGCCGCGGAGCCGCAGGCGGCCCTGCTCCGGGCTGTCGCCCTCGGTCTCCCGGACGGCGTCCTCGGCGGCGAGGACCACCTCGTCGACCTCGGCCGCGTGCTCCGCCGGTACTCTGCTCAGCTCGGCCGTGAGCTGATCGATCAACTGCTGCAGCCGCTCCCGCTCGTCCGCGGGCCCGGGCCCTGCCCCCACCGTGATGGACAGGTTCCCATGGACCTCCTGGGTCCCCCCGATGACAACGTTCTGCCCCTGCACCGACCCGCCGATGGAGACGGGGTTGTCTGCACCCATGCCCCAGAGAGTCGCATAAGCAGACGGTTCATACCATCGGAAAACCGTAATCCGCGGCCGCCGACGGGTGAACCGTCAGGATGCGCAAATTGGACGCGTTGATCCGCCCGGACTGCAGGCTCGCCCCGGTGGACCCCGCGTCAGTCCAGCACCCGCGCCAGATACGCCCGCAGCAGCTCCCGCGCCTCGCCGATGATCCGCTCGTCGCCCTCGGGTGCCACCCGGAAGGCGAGGTGGACCAGGGTGTCGGCGGTCTCGACGGCGACGAGGAAGATGCGGCGCAGGTCTTCGTCCGGTTCGCGGTCGAGGTAGCCGGAGAGCAGGTCGGTGAGGCGGTCGGCGACGCGGTGGTTGGGTTCGTTGCGGGTGCCGACCGGGATCTGGTTGCCGAAGTCGACGAGGGAGAAACCGGGCGCGGTGCGCTTCATGGCGAGGTACTCGTCGAGCACGGCGTCCATGGCCGCCCGCCAGCCTCCGCCGCCGGTCTCCTTGAGGCGCTCGGTGACGCGGGCGGTGTAGCGCTCGAGGTTGCGCTGGGCGAGGGCGTCGGCCATCTGGCGTTTGTTGCCGAAGAACCGGTAGACCGAGCCGATGGGAACGCCCGCGCGCTGGGCGACGGCCCGCGTGCTCAGGTCGTCGTAGCCGACCTCGTCGAGGAGGTCGGCGCAGGCGTCGAGGATCCTGGTGAGCCGTTCGGCGCTGCGCCGCTGCACGGGCGCCCGGCGAAGCGTTTCTGGGTGGGGCACGGTCCTCATGATGCCTTTCCGCCTCGGTCCGGTGAACCTCGACCCCCTGTACGGAGGCGGGTGCCCGGCGCACTCAGTGCCGCGGTGGACGGGTCCGGCGTCGACGTCGGCGTCACGGTCGCCTCCGCCTCCGCCTCCGATGCCGTGATGTCGGCCGCACTCTCGACAGGGGCGCCGCTCACCGCCCACACCGTGCCGTCGTCGGCGTACAGGCGGACGGTGACCTTGTGCGTGCCGCGCGGGACAAGGCCGGCCGCGAGGCGGTACCCAGGAGTGCGGAGCCTGGTGACGAGGCGGCCGTCCACGAAGAGGTACGCGAGCCCGCGGCCGGCCACCGCCTGCGCCTTCGCACCGGGGGGCGAGAAGCGGAAGCCGCGGAGGGTCAGCCGTACGCCCCAGCCTCCCCCACTCCCGGTTTCGCTCGAGCGGGAGGTGCCCCCACCGCCGCTGTCCGGGTCCGGCTGCACCTCGATGTCGACCTCCGGCGCGCTGCCCTCGTCGACCTCGCGGTAGTGCCGCCCGTCGCCGTCGATGTCGTCGAGGACCTTGCCCACCGGGGAGGGCGACGCGCCGCTCTCCGTCCGCCCTCGGGCATCACTGGAGCCGCAGCCCGCGGATCCGGTCACCAGCAGGACACAGACCGCGAGCGCGGCGAGCAGCCTCCGCGTCCACGACATGCCGGGAGACTAGAACACCGGTCCGGCAGCCGGATCCCCCTGAAGTCTGGTCGGCGTCCGGTTCTCGTCGTACCTCCGAAGGAGGATCAGCGAATGTCTTGCGCTCACGAAACCGCAATCCTACGGTGAAGCATAGGAATCAGATCTCAAAGGAGCGATCATGGGCGGGGACGCGCGGAAGACCGCGGAAGGGCTGACCTACCTCTCCGGTTTCGGCAACGAGCACAGCTCGCAGGCAGTGCCCGGCGCCCTCCCGGAGGGCCGCAACTCACCCCAGCGCGCCCCGCTGGGCCTCTACGCCGAGCAGCTGAGCGGTTCGGCGTTCACCGAGCCGAGGGCCCACAACCGCCGCTCATGGCTGTACCGCATCCGCCCGTCGGCCGCCCACCCGGCGTTCACCCGCACCGACAACGGCGCGATCCGTACGGCCCCCTTCACGCAGTCCGTGCCGGACCCGAACCGTCTGCGCTGGAACCCCCTGCCCGAGCCCGCACCCGGGACCGACTTCCTGGCCGGCCTGTGGACCGTCGGCGGCAACGGCGACGCGACCCAGCGCACCGGGATGGCCGTGCACCTGTATCACGCCAACTCCTCGATGGACCGCGTCTTCAGCGACGCCGACGGCGAGTTGCTGATCGTGCCGGAGCGCGGCGGGCTGCTGCTGCACACGGAGTTCGGGCTGCTGCATGTGGAGCCGGGACATGTGGCGCTGGTTCCCCGTGGGGTGCGCTTCCGTGTGGAGCTGCTGGATGCCTCTGCGCGCGGTTATGTGTGCGAGAACTATGGCGCCCCCTTCCACCTCCCCGACCTCGGCCCGATCGGCGCCAACGGCCTCGCGAACGCCCGGGACTTCATGGCGCCGGTCGCCGCGTACGAGGACGTCGAGGGGCCGGTGGAGGTGGTGAACAAGTTCTGCGGCAACCTCTGGACGGCCACCTACGACCACTCACCGCTCGACGTGGTCGCCTGGCACGGCAACCATGTGCCGTACATCTATGACCTGCGCCGTTTCAATGTGATCGGCACCATCTCCTACGACCACCCCGACCCTTCGATCTTCACGGTGCTGACGTCCCCGTCCGACACCCCCGGCCTGGCCGGCGTCGACTTCGTGGTCTTCGCGCCGCGCTGGCTGGTGGGCGAGGACACCTTCCGCCCGCCGTACTTCCACCGGAACGTGATGAGCGAGTACATGGGCCTCATCGAGGGCGCCTACGACGCGAAGGCAGAAGGCTTCGTGCCCGGCGGCGGCTCGCTGCACAACATGATGTCGGCGCACGGCCCGGACCGGGAGACGTTCGACAAGGCGAGCGCCGCCGAGCTGAAGCCGCACAAGGTCGACGACGGCCTCGCGTTCATGTTCGAGACCCGGTGGCCGGTGACGCTCACCCCGCACGCGGCCCGCGCCGAGCACCTGCAACAGCGCTACGACGACGTCTGGCAGGGCCTGGAGCGGCACTTCCGCTCGATTTGACGGCCGTTCGCCTCCAGGGCGCTCTCAGCCCACGGCTCACTCGGTTGCAGTAAGGATCCCCGACCGGTACGGATGGCCCCGTGACCTCCTTCGCCCCGGACTCGATCGTCCTGAACCGCAAGCTGCCGCTCTGGTACCAGGTGTCGCAGTCGCTGCGCGCCTCGATACTGGGCCGCCGGCCGCAGGACCCGCTGCGGCTGCCCACCGAGGAGCAGTTGGCGGAGCACTACGGCGTGAGCGTGCTGACCATGCGGCAGGCACTGAAGGAGCTGGAGGA contains the following coding sequences:
- the hmgA gene encoding homogentisate 1,2-dioxygenase, whose protein sequence is MGGDARKTAEGLTYLSGFGNEHSSQAVPGALPEGRNSPQRAPLGLYAEQLSGSAFTEPRAHNRRSWLYRIRPSAAHPAFTRTDNGAIRTAPFTQSVPDPNRLRWNPLPEPAPGTDFLAGLWTVGGNGDATQRTGMAVHLYHANSSMDRVFSDADGELLIVPERGGLLLHTEFGLLHVEPGHVALVPRGVRFRVELLDASARGYVCENYGAPFHLPDLGPIGANGLANARDFMAPVAAYEDVEGPVEVVNKFCGNLWTATYDHSPLDVVAWHGNHVPYIYDLRRFNVIGTISYDHPDPSIFTVLTSPSDTPGLAGVDFVVFAPRWLVGEDTFRPPYFHRNVMSEYMGLIEGAYDAKAEGFVPGGGSLHNMMSAHGPDRETFDKASAAELKPHKVDDGLAFMFETRWPVTLTPHAARAEHLQQRYDDVWQGLERHFRSI
- a CDS encoding NB-ARC domain-containing protein, which gives rise to MSDAYAGWRTGFSRDFRLFARLLGEDPTLSVPYGIVSGALLWGARERPDLLEQVCGRGPLTTAAAALRDVAPLLLAASLSRSARTDEALRHQLDLLLEHFREDCLRLGLLGGIDVSGHVEGVNVIIGGAQYVAGDLILTQNRPPAWTRPAAPNPPPHFVGRERELARIREVLRAGGSVAVTGLQGMGGIGKTALALKAATEPEFGAVLWASLGPAPSAVTHLLAWARHADPDFDADDGPPEVLVDRVRSALTRLVAEHCPGPVLVVLDDVWEGESTQVARLLQRAAPAGAAHLITTRSQLVVAQLRSTRLEVRPLEPADAVRMLRNLLAGEPDLAEHHLRDLAEVVGFHPLALELAAGQVQLQERPATEIVDLIAELRGGIPAGSPFRRIRLELGESREDSLETVLSLSYARLRPEDQARFRALGVFAYGVDFDRALCRAVWDDDDPRPGLDRLRHRALLTVAPQEGWYQQHQLLRAYARALLVSSSEPEGVRERYTRFVLGVADGFTALPPHGWGDLDPYIPHVEEVGGFDLPDQDALDLALRTRVLLRTRRELAHPEWLERGLEVSRSRLDLGHTALLLAELGQERAFRSDAISATRLLREALEIAEQTGDTSGMARIQEELGALLMHSDPDSACRYTDLAIELYEDLGDPSGLARAVLLMADWQAFGHRPFAERERAAALLDQAEEALQRAGRPTTEVVLRRGRLHDTLGEREKAIALLGEAVTQFRDQARRDREGMALLLLASALANADRMSEARERLPEAISLLTATGPAAAVATAWRNLGEAHLYAGDHRAALDCFAEALPLVPGVSMRFLNEDATADGVAPARFGAQVEDVAKLAHVEQFRQRSDLQKESGPLQELPDDVLHHLITGTLAPPAGWSQALDAFADRLAAHGARFAEAVEFVRALAGTGPRPRTGRFVEFLPVIDHRRSFDKLLYPPEKAALFATNTLAVVLSAPDRHDEWATALRQARRDARLWGDVAEERYLDALLGVLAGRCASLPESNPYAPCLVGVLNKLSDHIRLPAEDLVERAVAARVAVPEAGAPLLDELGEVRLEAVRHGADDETAFADELIALVGGEPPAAPYSGPYRELLDAAAAAVADGRQIMVPLPATMADALVVLTVTAMTRSPKARDRAIRGLTDMARDARRGGRFDEADLHHALAALLDGRPVDTEIYYGRVVEMARDLARTQEPTPPADDLLPEAEVRRLVEATVGALTSAPETRAPLGAELSAYRRALGERGPGWETEAALADALIAELTPSGPTAQAALPQGHPYAAAVARVRSDRAAYARIRAAGGILTPGELRDLVEETGRQVKEVVDFTAETMSAAMENGPEAMADGMSALNLRVLEQARWQDHLRRLRREYRREARHLEVELCAALISIVDQQPFRIDDAGPYAGPVREMTERIGFRLSMPLDTELAALSLDEESHTRAFRDTLSGRGRFVSALPSLIGSVVAAATFLSTDAPRMERVLERTAADLRARDQLPLEDEADLLNALLTLVRGGSPQLPPGHTYGHVLARTV
- a CDS encoding molybdopterin-dependent oxidoreductase, which encodes MSRTALRICPLCEATCGLTLTIEGTNVTGARGDRDDVFSKGFICPKGASFGAVDGDPDRLRTPLVRKDGELREATWEEAFDAVAAGIRPVVERYGPNAVGIVLGNPNVHTMAGALYPTVLLAGLRTRSLFTASTVDQMPKHVSSGLLYGDANAIPVPDLDHTDHLLLIGANPLESNGSLCTAPDFPGKLKALKARGGTLTVIDPRRTRTAKLADRHIAIRPGTDALLLAAMAYALFEEGLADPRELTPHLQGIDELRDAVRDFTPEAVADACDVDAGTIRTLARELAAAPTAAVYGRIGSCTVPHGTLASWLVDVLNILTGNLDSPGGALFPQAATDRTPRPAGPGHGFALGRWRSRVGRHPEAKGELPLSALAEEIDTATEEGEPIRALVAVAANPVLSAPDGDRLDKALGSLDFMVSVDPYLNETSRHAHVVLPPPPPSQSPHHDFAFNTLAVRNQVRYTRPAVPLEPGRMAETEILARLILAATGMHGADPSAVDDLVIGQTLGKAVKEAHSPVHGRDPHELAGLLDGVNGPERRLDMMLRLGPYGDGFGARPDGLTLQKLLDHPHGIDLGPLRSRLPQPLKTASGKVELLPGPIADDLPRLREALRDRPDGLVLVGRRHLRSNNSWMHNVPALTGGTNRCTLHIHPEDAERLGVRDGAAVRLKGAGGEVTAPAEVTDGVRPGVVSLPHGWGHDRPGTRLSHAAAAPGVNVNQLLDGSLLDPLSGNAVLNGVPVEVVPVAEKITALT
- a CDS encoding TetR family transcriptional regulator, translating into MRTVPHPETLRRAPVQRRSAERLTRILDACADLLDEVGYDDLSTRAVAQRAGVPIGSVYRFFGNKRQMADALAQRNLERYTARVTERLKETGGGGWRAAMDAVLDEYLAMKRTAPGFSLVDFGNQIPVGTRNEPNHRVADRLTDLLSGYLDREPDEDLRRIFLVAVETADTLVHLAFRVAPEGDERIIGEARELLRAYLARVLD